AGGGCCAAATCTGTCCTACGAAGAATAGATATATCTAAGGTGTTCATGTCACGGAAAATAAGATTCTGATGTAATCCTGGTGTCAAATTATACTTGGTCAGCAGTTTAGAATAAGCAGTCCAGAACATTATGCATGTAGGGTTATCACAGCTAGCACATGCTTGTCTGAGGGTGCTGAGAAATAATTCCAGATGATCTAGGCTGAATGTGTAAGTCAGGAGGTAGCGGAAGGGCATGCTCTTTGGAAATACATAGTTTGTGTAAAGCCATTTTAAGCTCTCAGCATTAAGCAAAAAACCTAGAAATCCTAATTTATGTTTACCTTTCAGGAAGTGTCTCCCCAAAGTGTCAGTTAATGCAACAAAGACACTTTTAGCTTCAGTTAAAAGGCGATGTATCCTGGCATAATTTTCAGAGCACACAGGCCCTTTCAATCCCGTTCCGTAACAGCTTCTTCCGTGAAAAATGTCAAACAGATAGCTCACCAAGCGCACAAATTTGATGGTCCCACTGCAGTTCTGAAAAGAAGGCAGGCCCAACAATTGGAGACATTCCAGCGTGCCAGCGACACTCTCACTGAACAGCTGTGCTGCATAGTTCACCCTCAAGTGACAGCTTTCACTATTTCTGGGTCTTCCTGACAATCTGTCACTAATATGCAGTAATTCCGTCTCCTGCAGAGTCACTAGGTCCACTATGTGCTGCCAGTGTGCTGTTTCATAAATGGACTGTATCCTATGAAAGCACTGAAACACGTTCCTTATTAACTGGAGCATATGGCAAGCATCAAAGAAGTATGTGATCCAATGAGTGGCACTGTGAGGATGCTGAAAAGTGCACTGCATGTTGTTGGCATCAATACGTATGCCCAACGCCTTTGCCAACTCAACACCACGAGCAGTGGCCGCAGACGTCACGGAGAGAACTCTGATACCTACGTTAGTCAGCTTACTGATGGTCTGATAAAGCAGTTGAGCTAGTAAATGGCCAGTGGTTCCATTTACAAAGAAATAACCCAGGGGAGCACTCCAGTGACCAAGAACACCTACTGCCATTAGGACTATAGCTTCTGAGGCCAGAGGTGCTTCATCAGCATCAAGTGCTCCTGCACCTAGGTCTACAAACCCAACCAGACGTTGAGTCACAGGGTCCCACTCCAGCTGTTTCTTGAGAGCCATACCCTCGATCATCAGTGAGCAGTACTGGTATGCCTGTTCTCCTTGCTCGACTCTCTGCTGAAGGTGAAAGAAAATACTGTTGCTGAAGCCTGGACTACCTTCATCATTAGACAACCAGCTGGAAGACAGAGGATAGAAATAATTAGGAGCTATAAtctaaggggggaaaaaaaacccgcTAACAGGCTTTAGGACTTAGTAAAGTGCTGACAGATTTTTAATGCAAATTAATATACGCAGCATCCATTTATAAAGTAATAAGGCTTACCTGGATGATACATTTTGCAGCCTGAAACATAACAGTATTTTCCTACAGTTCAATTTTCATCCTCTCCTCCACCTGCCTGCTCTGGCATTCTCTCCAATGGTTCCTTTATAGCCTCACATACtttcatatatttttttcatgctGTCCTGCATGCTTGGAACAGCTCCTACCCTATTTCCCCTTCACACTTAGTACATTTTCTTGGCCTCCTGTCATAAGATAAGAATTGCTATACTGAATCAGACctgtggtccatctagttcaataACGTATCTGATGATGACCAGAAAGAAAcccacagtaggcagatgtgagATTCTGTCCCATATGAAGGTCTCGTTCTGACCTCGAATAAGTAGAGACTGGTTAAATCCTAAAGCATGAGATTTTTATCCTATCCAAAGCTTTTTTGCATTAACTGTTAtaattctggatattcttgttctCCATATAAATG
This sequence is a window from Gopherus evgoodei ecotype Sinaloan lineage chromosome 5, rGopEvg1_v1.p, whole genome shotgun sequence. Protein-coding genes within it:
- the THAP9 gene encoding DNA transposase THAP9 isoform X2, with translation MRRKLRKGAVPSVFLYKDPLSTYLKNRRSQKALKQPLLHNSPDEEVITADHNYSLKNPATAAEQQTEMKEIIQLPKKKLVAAGRCLSYRERNVFSLINELAKKNLLSEEAVNLLQAQFSDLQWEPYSWRQMTEYSTEMRQFACTLHLYSSKAYDYVRKNCPLPHPSSLTNWLSNDEGSPGFSNSIFFHLQQRVEQGEQAYQYCSLMIEGMALKKQLEWDPVTQRLVGFVDLGAGALDADEAPLASEAIVLMAVGVLGHWSAPLGYFFVNGTTGHLLAQLLYQTISKLTNVGIRVLSVTSAATARGVELAKALGIRIDANNMQCTFQHPHSATHWITYFFDACHMLQLIRNVFQCFHRIQSIYETAHWQHIVDLVTLQETELLHISDRLSGRPRNSESCHLRVNYAAQLFSESVAGTLECLQLLGLPSFQNCSGTIKFVRLVSYLFDIFHGRSCYGTGLKGPVCSENYARIHRLLTEAKSVFVALTDTLGRHFLKGKHKLGFLGFLLNAESLKWLYTNYVFPKSMPFRYLLTYTFSLDHLELFLSTLRQACASCDNPTCIMFWTAYSKLLTKYNLTPGLHQNLIFRDMNTLDISILRRTDLALDTIHSQYNQGCVAIPSTDYIYRTGHISFNSTLSYALTDLSLYAESVTYTAGCVAEKLAAAIRCEACVTSLFLSEDKILKCGSLLCIKKIGSWSLPSESVRQVVSISEQVLKMHARVKDYNLNLKQQDMYLEQKILYELSEQSHLFSELNNHLFDGELCVTNHYTMLLRNIVQCYLNVRAEHAKNGVWNTVLEVMDRRS